ACCATGGAACCCAGACCGGCTACTACCACATTGAATGTATTCGGTGTACCTTACCCGATGGTATGTCTGAGTAATCCTTGTCAAGAATGAGAATTAGCATAGGCATACTACGATAATAGTGAATAAGGGTCCATTCCGAgatattttatgttttttaTCTGAAACTCAAAATCCGGTCATGCGGAGAAGAGCAAAACCATATTAAGGTGAAATAATCACATGGCATGAAGATTTACGAGTGCGGTCGAGGATATATGCTGGCATAACATACTCGTCACCATTACGACTGCTAACGTCTTCCGTATAAGTGCCTTGCAAATCGTTACATGCTGAAACACTTGGGTACAAAGCGGATACAACCACTGTTTACATTCAGGAACTTTACAAACCGAGCTGGTACAACAAACAACTAAGGGAAAGTGTATGTAGAGGTTCCAATACTGCAATAGGATTTTATCCATTTTCGGGATATAGATTGTTAATAGAGGCTACTTAGTACACAATCATTGCACTAATCGTCGATATACATGCGACATTTTAGGTTGTTGAAGACAAAACAAGTTTATACTACAAATGGTAATCACCTTATGGATGGTTTACCACAAAGAATTGAGTACCTGAGTCAAACATTTTCATTACTTCAAAGGGAAATCCCGACTCATGTTCCCCACCTTAACAGCTTATTAATTGGTATGAACATACACAACACAACtctcaaaagaagaaatctaTGCCGTTAACCAAAAAAGGTAAAAAAGACACACTGAAGGTATTTCCAGTGAGCGGTATGGTATGGATGTTTGTGTGTCTCGTCTGTTACAACGCACAACACAGAAAAAGTAAGCCCACTCTCCAAGGTGATACCACTTGCAAAATCGTTAAGGTTACAACCGAGAGATACGCTATGTTTGAACGCTGGGCTGTGCTGCCTCTCTCTAGAATTAGTATAGAGAGGCATTGTGAGGTACCTGGTTCCTCAAATCCATAAAAAAGATCAGACcatgaaaaagaaactttcATCCCATGTCTGATAAATGTCCCACAACAATATGGACAAGGACATGCAGATGTCCTTATCAAggataagaaaaaaaaatccttTTTAGGGTTAGGATTTGCAAATGATCATAGTGATGTTATTGGAGTACTGACACACtttgaaaaacaattttgaaaattagGGTTTGGATGGAAGGAAGAAAATCGTCTTCGGGAAGGGAGAATATTTTGACGAAGACTGGATCACGGTATCAAGCACCCGAAGGTGACATGAATATTTTGCACGATGGTATCACGCCATAATATCACTATTCACCCAAAAAACCACTTGAAATCACCACACACGCTAAATCGTATGCCCACTCTCGTGCAAAGACATAACACTCATAACATCTGCCATCCCCAACACGTATGCGGGTAACCATGTGTGCAACCCCCATCAGAATCAccgaaaagaaaattgaagatatgAGTTTCGGCCAAAACCCACACACCACCAGATTCCACTATTTCTGCCTCTCTTTTCCCTTCCATTAAAAacattgcttttttttttccctctTCCTTGAAAAGAGCCTTCCCACTTAGAATCTCTGCCCCATTTCTCGTTCCCTTTGTTCTCTCTCCCCGTAGAGGAAGGGTCCTGGGATTCCACTATTTCCTGTCCTGCAACACTTCTTGTGATGCTCACAGGCTCCTTTCCCTTGCCCCCCCCCAGCTATTTCTAACCACCACGAAAACTGCACACAGACACCACATAACACTTGCAAATGACGTAATTATTATCTACGCCCTCGCCCACACTAAGGGAGATAATGGAGCCCACCTGCACTAGGGTCCTCGAATTGGCCCACACAATGCACAAGATACTTTACAGTCCCCCCCCACTCCTCCAGCACTTTCACTAACTATGAAGGGCATCTCTTAGCAGCTCTTTAACCATTCGAAATATTTTTCACAGCTCGTATTGACTAtgatttgatttgattttgtGCTTGAACTTTGAACTTTgaactttgaaatttgaatttgaactTTTGGCTACCACAACAAGGGTTCTTGAACTGGAATGTTAACTGACCTACAATGAATTGAGCTTTGATCTTCTTTATGGGTACTCTCATGATGAAATTAGTTGAATGGGGGGGGGCcttcctttctttttttttcatagaACCCATGAGAAGATAACTTTCTGAAGCTTCTCAACAatgaagtgaaaaatttaagaaaaaaaaatttttctttccttcaaTTGTAATTCAAAGCTCTATATTTAAAGCCAAACCAATTGGGTTCTTTTCTTACCTTTCCTATCTCTTGTACacgttttttttttgtagatATTGGTTTCCTTTTCTTAAAAAGAGACTACACAATCACACACACATTCAACACAAAAAATGGACTCTAGATTGGCTAGATTGACTACCTTGCAAACCTCTGCCGGTGAGGAATTGAGAAGAACCTCTATCATCGGTACCATTGGTCCAAAGACCAACAACCCAGAAACCTTGGTTGCTCTAAGAAAGGCTGGTTTGAACATTGTCCGTATGAACTTCTCCCACGGTTCTTACGAATACCACAAGTCTGTCATTGACAATGCCAGAAAGTCCGAAGAGCTATACCCAGGTAGACCATTGGCTATCGCTTTGGACACCAAGGGTCCAGAAATCAGAACTGGTACCACCACTAACGAAGTCGACTACCCAATCCCACCAAACCACGAAATGATCTTCACCACCGATGACAAGTACGCTAAGGCTTGTGACGACAAGATCATGTACTTGGACTACAAGAACATCACCAAGGTCATCTCCGCTGGTAGAATCATCTACGTCGATGACGGTGTTTTGTCTTTCGAAGTCTTGCAAGTCGTTGACGACAAGACCTTGAAGGTCAAGTCCTTGAACGCTGGTAAGATCTGCTCCCACAAGGGTGTTAACTTGCCAGGTACCGATGTCGACTTGCCAGCTTTGTCTGAAAAGGACAAGGCTGACTTGAGATTCGGTGTTGAAAACGGTGTCCACATGATCTTCGCTTCTTTCATCAGAACCGCTCAAGATGTTTTGACCATCAGAGAAGTTTTGGGTGAAGACGGTAAGGACATCAAGATCGTCGTCAAGATTGAAAACCAACAAGGTGTTAACAACTTCGACGAAATCTTGAAGGTCACTGACGCTGTCATGGTTGCCAGAGGTGACTTGGGTATCGAAATCCCAGCCCCAGAAGTCTTGGCTGTCCAAAAGAAGTTGATCGCTAAGTCTAACTTGGCCGGTAAGCCAGTTATCTGTGCTACCCAAATGTTGGAATCTATGACCTACAACCCAAGACCAACCAGAGCTGAAGTTTCCGATGTCGGTAACGCTGTTTTGGACGGTGCTGACTGTGTCATGTTGTCCGGTGAAACCGCTAAGGGTAACTACCCAATTAACGCTGTTACCACTATGGCTGAAACTGCTTTGATCGCTGAACAAGCTATTGCTTACTTGCCAAACTACGATGACATCAGAAACTGCACTCCAAAGCCAACTTCTACCACTGAAACTGTTGCTGCTTCCGCCGTCGCTGCTGTCTTCGAACAAAAGGCTAAGGCTATCATCGTTTTGTCTACCTCTGGTACCACCGCTAGATTGGTTTCCAAGTACAGACCAAACTGCCCAATCATCTTGGTCACCAGAAACGCCAGAACTGCTAGATTCTCTCACTTGTACAGAGGTGTTTTCCCATTCGTTTACGAGAAGGAATCTGTCTCTGACTGGACTGAAGATGTTGAAGCTAGATTGAACTTCGGTATCGAACAAGCTATCGAATTCGGTATCTTGAAGAAGGGTGACACTTACGTTTCCATCCAAGGTTTCAAGGCTGGTGTCGGTCACTCCAACACTTTGCAAGTCTCCACTGCTTAAGAATATCGAGTTTTTTAAACaactttttatttcttattcATAACATCTTTGATAGACCTTGCAAAGGATTTGAGGGTCTCATTTTCTTATACATTAACGTGTATATGATTGAGCAATCTGTTCATGCTGATACATAAAATCATATAGAAAATTTAGTAACGAttattttatgtttttttaaGATAACATTATTCATTCAAATAGAAAACAATCATGCATATTGTCAAACTAAAGTTAAGTTGATCGAGTGACTCGACTTAGTCCTGCTCTCCTAGTATAAATGCTAGTAATAATATACACTAGGTGAGgtaaaatatatttaatcTTCATTATCAATTCAAGACTATTCATTATACTATCTCTAAGTTCTTATATCATACTTTAACATTACTAATGAATGCCACggcaaaaagaaagaactaaACAATTAATATGAAGAGGCATCAACAATGAAACGTCTTTTTTTACTATGAAAGTCTAATAATCTAAAGgcaatatattaaaattaGAATTAATAGACTTAAAAAATTTCCTACCAAACTATCTGACAAACTATCAGAGGCTGGCCaataaatgatattattctttgtcATAGAAGTTCATGAAGCATTTAAATCTACTTGTACATATATAGCGATTTATTTTAGTTGATTACTCTTACGGTCTATTAGCTGCGGGAAAATCTGATAAATAAAACATTTTGTGCTTTtagaattaaaaattaattcCTTTCAATGTTTAATAGCACACTCTCTCTTACtattgtctttttttttcaagcaTTAGAGAAATGCCGTGCTATTGTCTGATTCAACAGTTTCGTTATACTTAATGACAAATTTAGTTCTagtattttaaaaaatacaaaaatactAATTACCGACTCTAAAatacctttctttttaaatCATGTGTGATATAATTATTGACTGATATAAACAATCATTTTTAATTCAAACATTGAGAAAGACGTGATAATGTAAATAATGTACCATGTTGAAAATATACTGGATGGTAGGAATACCCAGCAAACGGCTGAAAAAAGTTTATCTAAATAAATACCGGTGATGCTAAAATTTGTATGGTAAACAAGGCGGAATGGAATTAAAGAATTCCggccattttttttatactGCTCATACTCGCAGCACAGCAATTGCCGATTGATCTTAAATTATAAGCAGCATCTTCATCCACTATCTACTATTGTAAAAATTGTAGCAAGATTTTTATAAAAGAGAAAATgctcaacaaaaaaatgaatcTGTTCGACAGTTACCGCTCTGGCGAGATTGTGTGAAAGCATACCAAACTACGCTAAGAAGGAGCTGATAATCTCAGTAGTAGCATTTGGTTCCtctattgaaaataaaagtgCTGTAAATAACACAGCAAAATAGTCTATAGTTTCATTGCCATTTTTCGTGGTAGTGAAAATTGCTTGTCGGTGTAGAATCATTTATTAAAGTGCAGTGAAATATGCCTTCATATTGAAGTGCACTTTCGTGGTTAACAGTATAAAACCCGGGAGCAAATTAACTTccacaaaaaaaatattatttccGTTTTGTATCAGTGTGctagtttttatttatgtTTACTAACTAAGTTGGTTTTTCAGTAGCATAGGTAACTAATAAAACATgatgtttttctttttttcttaacTTCAGATGAAACTGAAAGCAATTAGAGGACAGGAACACCAAGCTACTTTCACATGGAAAACATACAATAAAAGACCACTTACTTGCgaaattaaaagaaaagtgaGAAGGATTAACAAAATCGGCAAAACTTTGTATTTTTAATCCTGTAACACTACGAGAGTTTGCTGAACTCTTTCTCAAATATCATTGTTTCAAAGCACCAGTAATGATTTGCACAAGCAACTCCTTTTCCTTTTGCGATAAACCCTCAAAGAAAACCTTTGAAGGACTTTCATACGAGTGGTAAGAACCGACTGACAAACTTTGTCTCAACAGTAAGGAGGCAGGAGGTAGAAAGCTGACCATCTGGCAGAAAGTTTTTAGCCAAGTCTCAATTCTATTCCGTTTGATATTAGTTTCCACACAGTATAGTGGGTGCGTATCAATGAGGAAGTGTGTACGCGATTGTACTTTAAAAGGCATGGAAGACACTGCAGAGGTTTGAGCGAGTTTTTTCTCATTACAGTTAATACCGTTCGAACGTTTAAGagacttttttttctcccTTCGAATATCACCAGCTTAAAATATTGCCATTATTTCCAACAAGTTACAGACTAGGACTGGCCAACTCTATCAGACCGTGATTTTCCCACAGAACATGTAGTTCTGGACCAATTATCAGGTAAGAAAAGTCGtcagtttcttttccaatACTTTTTGGCTAAGTAAGAGCTTAGTCATTAGGTGACTTTCTTGGAGGTGGGAGGTTGGAGTCGACGAACAACTGCATTGCTCGTATAACTCCAAGGATATAATCAAATTCCCCGTATTATAATTCGTTTTACCACCTTATTGTCCGATTAATTGAGCTGGGATCACATTGTGTACCGACCATACACTCACATGAGCAGAATGCCTAGctttcttcctcttcacATCTCCCCCTCTCTGCCAGTTTTGTGACAAGATATGCTTTGTAGGTATCACGGAAGAAACTACCATAAATTTTGCTGCTTGCCCACCCGTCGAACTTACACAGGGAGCAATATTGTTGTCGGCTGGTATCTTGTGCCATACAAAATCTATTCCTCAGACAATTTCGATCACATAAGCATCTGAATTACAGTAACGGGAAAACTATCTTGTACGAGGGAATACTTACTAATCCCGTCGTCACTCTCCGCCATCTTCTGTGTGAAACACTAGTATTTTGCTTACGTATGCCTTCCTCATTTGAAAGAGGCACAGAACTCCCATTAAGCAATTCCGCGGGAGCACATAAAGTGGGCAAGCTTTTTAGGCAATTGAGGGGTAATGCTTTGAGATTGGGAATTCCGTTGTCGGGTGCGTTCTGTGTAGAAAAGGCAAGCATCTCATCAAAAAGGAGGCACTAAAAACGCAGCACATCATCTAGAAATAGGAAAACCGGTTCAAGaactcttttttttgcccACCAGCTTTTGTAAGCGATTAAAGTTAGATCCTGCAAAATCTCTGAGAAACTCTGGTACAATGATGCTACTGCTTCTCTCATGtatttctctctctctctctctctcttttttttttacatttttatcGTGCGTGCTTTTTTAGGTCGAAAGAATCTACTCACAAAACTGAAAGTATGTTAGCCGTACAAATTCGTGTTACTGCCGAAACTGTGAGAATTGGTAGCATACTTACAGAagttttttgaattcaGCCTAACCATTAGGCTCTACCACGGAGCTTTCTCTGTGGCTATAGAGCACTGGTATGGAAATACCGCACTTTTAACTTGTAACCGAGCTGCGGACCTACTGACGGGAAACAATTACGGGAGGGATTCTGCCAGGTCTGTACTGTGTAACACCAAGAGCGAATTTCCAACCGTAGTAATTGGACGAGAGCAAAAAACATTATAAATGATTTGCAAGTATCCTCAAGTGTCTATGACAACGCCGTAGCAGTTGggcttcttttcttctttaaaaTTTCCATAGTGAGTAATGATCTAGTGTTTGTCTCAGAATACCCAGCAGCTAAGAgtgataaagaaaatatactGTGCGGGGCTCTCACTATCTCCAGCTCTTCCCCAAATGTTTCTAAGTACATGTTAGAGCCCACAATCGAAATTTGATTTTGCTGAGCTCTGCACTGATTCTCTATTAAAAAGGCAGTCAGAAATAGGGAGTTGCCAGCCCAGGAAAAAGAAGCCGCACAGCATTCACTGCGCAAAACACTATTAGAGAGCACATCTACCGTGGGCACTAAATATGCCATACAGAAATTCACTTGGAGAGGGGCAAGAGGAAAATCCTGATTATCTCCCCCCCCACAGTGTTTTCTGTGTGCAAGATACCGAAGCCCGAATTGCTAAATAGCCTTTTCCAGCTCTCCAACCTGAGTGCAAAATAGGGAAAGGGATTCTCTTCTCTGCAGCGTCATTTTGCACCGAGATTTGTGTTCTACAAGCACACAAGGAAAAGACTGCTGGCCCACCGTGCCAAGAACTGGGCCTGGTAAAGCAGGGGTCCTTGGAACGCGGAACGCGGAACTTGGCGTGAGGCGAAAGTGGCCCCGGtgtcttttatttttgcttTCACTTTTGGGTGACGAGGATGGCCAGGGTCTAGATGCTTCTTTTTCCACTAGTGAAGCAAGACTCAGCATGCCagtttctatttttctAATGCGAGATGATGCCcttacttttttttggtgCTTCTTACATATGTCGTATCCGCAGCGGTTGATGGCATTCTATCTTTTCTACCAAGGCAAGATAGAGCTCTGGCCACAACTGGAAGTGGGCAACTCTGGCTCCTGATGAACACACTGCCAAATTTGAAAGACAGCGATAATATTGGTGTGCGACACTACGTGTCCAGTCCTGTGCTCCCACTTCATATTCAAAAGCAGAAATATGACAACAATGGATCGCACATATAGTAGTAATTCCACCATAATAATTAGTCGGCCATATCTTGCGTTTCTTTTTACAAGAAATGAGAAAACCCTCCTAGCTCGTCTCAAATAAGGGCCCCCCCACCCCTCTTTCTACATTTTTATAACTATTCAAATGGCTGACAGGAAAAAAACCACGTAGCTCATCAGGAAAGGAAGTGCTATTGGAGAAGAAACTTAGAAAATCCCTTAGATGGCAGCAAAATAGTTGCAATCAGCAAATCGAGTTGGTGAGAATTACGAAATAAACAGAAAAGACTGAAACTGAGATACTTTGATCTTGGATGTCTGTGAGAAAAGATATTACTACTTGAAGATTCACACTAAATTGTCGACTTTCAGTGGGGCTATGTCTGTGGTGGGCTGCTTATACCtgcttttttcttatttcttCAACGATGATCCCTGGGAATCTCTTAACTAgcaagaaggagaagaaaagtGCTAATGTATCGCAAGCTAATGTAACGTAACAAAAAAGCATTGAACACCGCTGACAAATTAACAGCCTGGAACCAACCCATTTTAATAAGACAGTGGGCTACAAAACAGACATTTTTCTGCTAAAACCATCGTTAGAGGGAGATATCTCGAGGTATTAACAAACACGTCGTGTATTCGAAGCACAGAAGTTCTTGTACTGTTTCAAAAATTTACTTAGAATTTCATAATATGTAGGGAgaaccaaagaagaaaaagaaaaaaatctaACGCTAGAAAAAGTAGTAGGGAAGACTGTATAGTAAATATCATAACTCGAATTTCCTACTAAATTACGCTGTTCAGTCCAGATAAATTAGTTGAACACCaaataattgaaacaaaaaaataattacaatATTTCCAGCCTGACTACAGTACGGAATTTGGAATTAAGAGCCATAGATAACGCAAGGGCTAGAAAAAGCACTAAAATTTGAGCTATCCTTGCTCTGAAagtactttttttttcaataatatcaatgatGAATTGATGTGCATTAACAACAGACcttctctctttctctctctttttatttttttttttttttttttttaatttttattcttttattttgatgGACTTAGGTAATTCCTTGTATATGGCATACCTGGCCTTAGCGACAAGACTTGCGTCATTGTTCTCATCCCTTGACTAGTAATGcctttgttcttcaatGCAGAAGTATCTTGAAAAAGGAATAAGTACAATATGATAATCATATATAGATGAAAGAATATGAATGTATATCTCAGGCATTACTAGTTATTTTCGATCTGTATGCATTGTGAATCCATCTTGCGCTCTCtatatttcaataaattataaatattatattttca
This is a stretch of genomic DNA from Nakaseomyces glabratus chromosome M, complete sequence. It encodes these proteins:
- the CDC19 gene encoding pyruvate kinase CDC19 (CAGL0M12034g~Pyruvate kinase); its protein translation is MDSRLARLTTLQTSAGEELRRTSIIGTIGPKTNNPETLVALRKAGLNIVRMNFSHGSYEYHKSVIDNARKSEELYPGRPLAIALDTKGPEIRTGTTTNEVDYPIPPNHEMIFTTDDKYAKACDDKIMYLDYKNITKVISAGRIIYVDDGVLSFEVLQVVDDKTLKVKSLNAGKICSHKGVNLPGTDVDLPALSEKDKADLRFGVENGVHMIFASFIRTAQDVLTIREVLGEDGKDIKIVVKIENQQGVNNFDEILKVTDAVMVARGDLGIEIPAPEVLAVQKKLIAKSNLAGKPVICATQMLESMTYNPRPTRAEVSDVGNAVLDGADCVMLSGETAKGNYPINAVTTMAETALIAEQAIAYLPNYDDIRNCTPKPTSTTETVAASAVAAVFEQKAKAIIVLSTSGTTARLVSKYRPNCPIILVTRNARTARFSHLYRGVFPFVYEKESVSDWTEDVEARLNFGIEQAIEFGILKKGDTYVSIQGFKAGVGHSNTLQVSTA
- a CDS encoding uncharacterized protein (CAGL0M12056g~Protein of unknown function); its protein translation is MAYLVPTVDVLSNSVLRSECCAASFSWAGNSLFLTAFLIENQCRAQQNQISIVGSNMYLETFGEELEIVRAPHSIFSLSLLAAGYSETNTRSLLTMEILKKKRSPTATALS